The following are from one region of the Haemophilus parainfluenzae genome:
- the metK gene encoding methionine adenosyltransferase, with product MSSYLFTSESVSEGHPDKIADQISDAVLDEILKQDPKARVACETYVKTGMALVGGEITTSAWVDIENLTRQVICDIGYKHSDMGFDGNSCAVLNAIGKQSSDINQGVDRENPLDQGAGDQGIMFGYATNETEVLMPAAITYAHRLMEKQAEVRKSGKLAWLRPDAKSQVTLKYEDNKIVGVDAVVLSTQHSEEVSQKEIYEGVMEEIIKPILPSEWLSQQTKYFINPTGRFVIGGPMGDCGLTGRKIIVDTYGGAARHGGGAFSGKDPSKVDRSAAYAARYVAKNIVAAGLADRCEIQLSYAIGVAEPTSIMVETFGTGKVSNEVLVKLVREFFDLRPYGLIKMLNLIQPIYRQTAAYGHFGREQFPWEKVERAEELRAAAGLK from the coding sequence ATGTCTAGCTATTTATTTACTTCTGAATCGGTTTCAGAAGGACATCCAGATAAGATTGCCGATCAAATTTCTGATGCGGTACTTGATGAAATTTTAAAACAAGATCCTAAAGCACGCGTGGCTTGCGAAACCTATGTAAAAACAGGGATGGCGTTAGTCGGTGGTGAAATTACGACATCAGCATGGGTTGATATTGAAAATCTCACTCGCCAAGTGATTTGTGATATTGGTTACAAACACTCAGATATGGGTTTTGATGGCAATTCTTGTGCGGTATTAAATGCGATTGGTAAACAATCATCTGATATTAACCAAGGTGTGGATCGTGAGAATCCATTAGATCAAGGTGCGGGTGACCAAGGGATCATGTTTGGTTATGCGACAAATGAAACGGAAGTTTTGATGCCTGCGGCGATTACTTATGCGCATCGTTTAATGGAAAAACAAGCTGAAGTGCGTAAAAGTGGCAAATTAGCATGGTTACGCCCTGATGCGAAAAGCCAAGTCACTTTAAAATACGAAGATAACAAAATCGTGGGCGTGGATGCCGTTGTTCTTTCTACACAACACAGTGAAGAAGTGTCACAAAAAGAAATTTATGAAGGCGTGATGGAAGAAATCATCAAGCCAATTCTGCCAAGTGAATGGTTATCTCAACAAACAAAATATTTCATCAATCCAACCGGTCGTTTTGTGATTGGTGGCCCAATGGGGGACTGTGGCTTAACGGGTCGTAAAATCATTGTCGATACATACGGCGGTGCAGCTCGTCATGGTGGTGGGGCATTTTCTGGTAAAGATCCATCAAAAGTAGACCGTTCAGCCGCTTATGCAGCACGTTATGTGGCAAAAAATATCGTTGCGGCAGGCCTTGCAGATCGTTGTGAAATTCAACTTTCTTATGCTATTGGCGTGGCTGAGCCAACCTCTATCATGGTAGAAACCTTTGGTACAGGAAAAGTATCAAACGAAGTATTGGTTAAGTTAGTGCGTGAATTCTTTGATTTACGTCCTTATGGTTTAATTAAAATGTTAAATTTAATTCAACCAATCTATCGCCAAACTGCCGCGTATGGACACTTCGGCCGTGAACAGTTCCCATGGGAAAAAGTGGAGCGCGCTGAAGAGTTACGTGCAGCAGCAGGTCTAAAATAA
- a CDS encoding SprT family zinc-dependent metalloprotease, with protein sequence MMMSSQTQFRHLKMQVQRKLAETLQLAENHFQRKFPVPTISYDLRGVKAGVAYLQKNEIKFNRTLLLENSDEFIRQVIPHELAHLIVYQVFGRVKPHGQEWQAVMTQLFNLPADTCHQFDVENVQGKMFAYQCECQTHYLTIRRHNRIQRDKIAYLCRKCQGKLVFHSENS encoded by the coding sequence ATGATGATGTCATCTCAAACTCAGTTTCGGCATTTAAAAATGCAGGTGCAACGCAAGCTTGCAGAAACATTACAACTCGCTGAAAATCACTTTCAACGGAAATTTCCTGTTCCGACAATCAGTTATGATTTGCGGGGTGTAAAGGCTGGGGTCGCTTATTTGCAGAAAAATGAGATTAAATTTAACCGCACTTTGCTACTTGAGAACTCAGATGAATTTATTCGTCAGGTCATTCCCCATGAATTAGCCCATCTTATTGTGTATCAAGTATTTGGTCGAGTGAAACCGCATGGACAGGAATGGCAAGCAGTGATGACACAGTTGTTTAATCTCCCTGCCGATACTTGTCATCAATTTGATGTAGAGAATGTGCAAGGCAAAATGTTTGCTTATCAATGTGAATGTCAGACCCATTACTTAACGATTCGTCGGCATAATCGTATTCAACGAGATAAAATTGCCTATTTATGCCGAAAATGTCAGGGAAAATTGGTTTTTCATAGTGAAAATTCATAA
- a CDS encoding opacity family porin, producing MKKSLLAIVVGALAVASTANAGLYAEGDLGLSRTKLSNGGSSKTKIEPRVAVGYKLGNVRVAGDYTHHGNFQGTKVQGLGATVFYDFDTNSQIEPYVGARLAANRFKFEERADQRYKSSSETKVGYGVVAGAKYKLADKVYANGGLEYNRLGSFDDTKVNNYGAKVGVGYEF from the coding sequence ATGAAAAAATCATTATTAGCTATCGTTGTCGGGGCATTAGCGGTTGCTTCAACTGCAAATGCAGGTTTATATGCGGAAGGTGATCTTGGTCTTTCAAGAACTAAATTAAGCAATGGTGGTTCAAGCAAAACTAAAATTGAGCCTCGTGTTGCAGTAGGCTACAAATTAGGTAATGTGCGTGTAGCAGGTGATTATACTCATCACGGTAACTTCCAAGGAACTAAAGTTCAAGGTTTAGGTGCGACAGTATTCTATGACTTCGATACCAACTCTCAAATTGAACCTTATGTTGGTGCTCGTCTTGCGGCAAACCGTTTCAAATTTGAAGAACGTGCGGATCAACGCTATAAAAGCTCTTCTGAAACCAAAGTGGGTTATGGTGTGGTCGCGGGTGCTAAATATAAATTAGCAGACAAAGTGTATGCAAATGGCGGTTTAGAATATAACCGTTTAGGTAGCTTTGACGATACTAAAGTGAATAACTATGGCGCTAAAGTGGGCGTAGGTTACGAATTCTAA
- a CDS encoding ArsC family reductase, which produces MIIVYGIKNCDTVKKALKWLAEHNIEHKLHDYRVDGLDTQFLQQAEAQFGWENLVNKRSTTWRNLDENVKNTLSKSTALSVLAENPTLIKRPIILQDGKALIGFNEKEYIAAFK; this is translated from the coding sequence ATGATTATCGTTTATGGCATTAAAAACTGTGATACGGTGAAAAAAGCATTGAAGTGGCTAGCTGAACATAATATTGAACATAAATTGCATGATTACCGTGTAGATGGATTAGATACTCAATTCTTACAACAAGCAGAAGCACAATTTGGCTGGGAAAATTTAGTCAATAAACGTAGTACGACTTGGCGTAATCTTGATGAAAATGTGAAAAATACACTCTCGAAATCTACTGCACTTTCCGTATTAGCTGAAAATCCGACGTTAATCAAACGCCCGATTATTTTGCAAGATGGTAAGGCATTGATTGGCTTCAACGAAAAAGAATATATTGCAGCATTTAAGTAG
- a CDS encoding TonB-dependent copper receptor has product MHNKSYFALLPLSFFISNAFAEDTQSVTLLDPIVVTGVTQTNTNSVKLNPKTTLQPLPAGDGADLLQSVANMSVIRKGGSSGDPLFRGLGGSRLNIQADDQFIYGGCSNRMDPPTAYIFPSAYDEVVVTKGPQTVTEGSGLVAGAVRFVRKEPEFDTQNTYLNGSVTLGGNKRRDAYFDAMAGGKYGYLRTSMSHNEAGNYKDGDGNRVHSSFERRNQMLQLGFTPTENTLLTGTYERSRGEAAYADRMMDGSKFDRDAWNVRFVQRNITPWFTELELRYGQSKIDHVMDTYSMRYLSMMGNQVKKAMNPKRETNTGHLKATFDWPDINLQTGIDYMRDKHLSRMEMNGEGYRHKPYQPQQNFTQWGGFVEGTWTASDSRKFISGYRYDEVKAEYDTLMANHPNKHHTYGLHSGFFRWEEEINGIKYYAGVGIAERAPDYWERRASQVLDKEQNRQIDTGLMWKNDTFDFSVSLFGSDVRDFIMLERVGKDVSARNIKATRLGGEIEGKWKFARHWEIGSSLAYTYGKNRTDDRPLAQTPPLEWKNALTWDNEALSAGVLWRVVSAQKRYATGQGNIIGQDIGASAGFGTLSFNTGWKINKYATLQGGIDNLFNKSYAEFVSKGADPSAGLQTVRVNEPGRQYWLRLQVQF; this is encoded by the coding sequence ATGCATAACAAATCTTATTTTGCCCTCCTTCCTCTTTCATTTTTTATATCTAATGCTTTTGCTGAGGATACGCAGTCTGTAACATTACTGGATCCTATTGTGGTAACAGGTGTTACTCAGACGAATACCAATTCAGTCAAACTTAATCCTAAAACAACACTTCAACCTTTACCTGCTGGTGATGGTGCAGATTTATTGCAATCTGTGGCAAATATGAGCGTGATTCGTAAAGGTGGGAGTTCTGGCGATCCGTTATTTCGCGGGTTAGGGGGCTCTCGCTTGAATATTCAAGCAGACGACCAATTCATTTATGGTGGGTGTAGCAACCGAATGGATCCGCCTACAGCTTATATTTTCCCATCAGCTTATGATGAAGTGGTGGTGACCAAAGGTCCCCAAACTGTAACTGAAGGTTCTGGCTTGGTGGCTGGCGCAGTTCGTTTTGTGCGTAAAGAGCCTGAATTTGATACTCAAAATACCTATTTAAACGGCAGTGTCACACTTGGCGGAAACAAACGTAGAGATGCTTATTTCGATGCGATGGCGGGTGGTAAATATGGTTATTTACGTACGAGTATGTCACACAATGAGGCGGGTAATTACAAAGATGGCGATGGCAATCGAGTTCATTCCTCTTTTGAGCGTCGTAATCAAATGTTACAGCTCGGTTTCACACCGACAGAAAACACCTTATTGACTGGAACTTATGAACGTAGTCGAGGCGAAGCAGCTTATGCAGATCGAATGATGGATGGGAGTAAGTTTGATCGTGATGCGTGGAATGTTCGATTTGTACAACGCAATATTACACCGTGGTTCACTGAACTTGAATTACGTTACGGTCAAAGCAAGATTGATCACGTGATGGATACTTATAGTATGCGTTATTTAAGCATGATGGGAAATCAAGTTAAAAAAGCAATGAATCCAAAACGTGAAACCAATACAGGGCATTTGAAAGCAACCTTTGATTGGCCGGATATTAATTTGCAAACAGGCATTGATTATATGCGTGATAAACACCTTTCACGCATGGAAATGAATGGTGAGGGCTATAGACACAAGCCTTATCAACCACAGCAAAACTTTACTCAATGGGGCGGATTTGTTGAGGGGACCTGGACGGCAAGCGATAGTCGTAAGTTTATTTCTGGTTATCGTTATGATGAAGTGAAAGCTGAATACGACACTTTAATGGCAAATCACCCAAATAAACACCATACGTACGGTTTACATTCAGGTTTCTTCCGTTGGGAAGAAGAAATCAATGGCATTAAATATTATGCTGGTGTAGGGATTGCAGAGCGAGCGCCAGATTATTGGGAACGCCGTGCAAGCCAAGTTTTAGATAAAGAGCAAAACCGTCAAATTGATACGGGATTGATGTGGAAGAATGACACCTTTGATTTTTCTGTGTCGCTATTTGGCAGTGATGTCCGCGATTTCATTATGTTAGAACGAGTAGGTAAAGATGTCTCGGCTCGTAATATCAAGGCAACTCGATTAGGCGGCGAAATTGAAGGCAAATGGAAATTTGCACGTCACTGGGAAATCGGTAGTAGTCTCGCTTATACCTATGGTAAAAATCGCACGGACGACCGTCCACTCGCTCAAACACCGCCATTAGAATGGAAAAACGCATTAACTTGGGATAATGAAGCCTTGAGTGCGGGAGTATTATGGCGAGTGGTTTCGGCACAAAAACGCTATGCAACGGGACAAGGCAACATTATTGGGCAAGACATCGGTGCTTCAGCAGGCTTTGGAACGTTATCCTTTAATACAGGGTGGAAAATTAATAAATATGCCACTTTGCAGGGCGGAATTGATAACTTATTTAATAAATCCTATGCAGAATTTGTGAGTAAAGGCGCAGATCCTTCAGCGGGGCTTCAAACTGTTCGAGTGAACGAGCCAGGACGTCAATATTGGTTACGTTTACAAGTTCAATTCTAG
- the dapE gene encoding succinyl-diaminopimelate desuccinylase yields the protein MKQKTIELAQALIRRPSISPNDEGCQQLIAERLEKLGFQIEWMPFNDTLNLWAKHGVGEPVITFAGHTDVVPTGDETQWTYPPFSAEIVDDMLYGRGAADMKGSLAAMIVAAEEYVKANPNHKGTIALLITSDEEAAAKDGTVRVVETLMARGEKITYCMVGEPSSSKTLGDVVKNGRRGSITGNLYIQGIQGHVAYPHLAENPIHKAAPFLQELTTYQWDNGNEFFPPTSLQIANIHAGTGSNNVIPGELYVQFNLRYCTEVTDESIKQKVAEMLEKHGLKYRIDWNLSGKPFLTKPGKLLDALTTAIEQTTCITPQAETGGGTSDGRFIALMGAEVVEFGPLNATIHKVNECVNVDDLAKCNQIYHQMLVNLLDK from the coding sequence ATGAAACAAAAAACTATTGAGCTTGCACAAGCATTAATTCGTCGCCCCTCTATTAGCCCAAATGATGAGGGCTGTCAGCAACTAATCGCTGAGCGTTTGGAAAAACTTGGCTTTCAAATTGAATGGATGCCTTTCAACGATACGTTAAATTTATGGGCAAAACATGGTGTTGGTGAGCCAGTCATCACCTTTGCAGGGCATACCGATGTGGTGCCAACGGGAGATGAAACGCAATGGACTTATCCGCCGTTTTCTGCCGAAATTGTAGATGATATGCTTTATGGTCGTGGTGCGGCAGATATGAAAGGCTCATTAGCAGCAATGATTGTGGCGGCAGAAGAATATGTGAAAGCCAATCCGAATCATAAGGGAACGATTGCTTTGTTGATTACTTCTGACGAAGAGGCAGCCGCGAAAGATGGCACCGTACGTGTTGTCGAAACCTTAATGGCGCGCGGTGAGAAAATCACTTATTGCATGGTGGGGGAGCCATCTAGTTCAAAAACATTAGGCGATGTAGTCAAAAATGGTCGTCGGGGGTCGATTACAGGTAACCTCTACATTCAAGGTATTCAAGGTCATGTGGCTTATCCTCATTTAGCGGAAAATCCAATTCATAAAGCCGCACCTTTCTTGCAGGAATTAACCACTTATCAATGGGATAATGGCAACGAATTTTTCCCGCCGACCAGTTTGCAAATTGCAAATATTCATGCAGGCACTGGGAGTAATAATGTCATCCCTGGTGAGCTTTATGTGCAATTCAATTTACGTTATTGTACGGAAGTTACAGACGAAAGCATTAAGCAGAAAGTGGCAGAAATGCTCGAAAAGCATGGCTTGAAATACCGTATTGATTGGAATTTATCGGGTAAACCATTTTTAACTAAACCAGGTAAATTATTAGATGCATTAACGACGGCTATTGAGCAAACAACCTGCATTACACCACAAGCAGAAACAGGCGGTGGCACCTCTGATGGACGTTTTATTGCATTAATGGGTGCTGAAGTGGTGGAATTTGGGCCGCTTAATGCAACGATTCATAAAGTGAATGAATGTGTAAACGTTGATGATCTTGCCAAGTGCAATCAGATTTATCATCAAATGTTAGTGAATTTATTGGACAAGTAA
- a CDS encoding M15 family metallopeptidase: MKLTPEMLTGKSREHLINLPAPHSPNHFLQAEAMKAFQGLQQRAVKNGFNLQPASSFRDFERQQLIWNGKFNGERKVHDDAGNPLDLASLDDWQKAQAILRWSALPGGSRHHWGTEIDIFDPDLLPQGQSLQLEPWEYEKGGYFFELSEFLTENLPHFDFVLPFISQPEGKKVGREPWHISYLPLAEQASRLFTPDVLLQVWQHETVAGKETLIAHLPEIFEQYVV; encoded by the coding sequence ATGAAATTAACGCCAGAAATGTTAACCGGCAAATCTCGTGAACATTTGATCAATTTGCCTGCCCCTCATTCTCCGAATCATTTTTTGCAAGCAGAGGCAATGAAAGCGTTTCAAGGATTGCAGCAAAGAGCGGTCAAAAATGGCTTTAATTTGCAGCCCGCGAGTAGCTTTCGTGATTTTGAGCGTCAACAACTCATTTGGAACGGTAAATTTAACGGTGAACGCAAGGTTCATGATGATGCGGGAAATCCATTAGATTTAGCGTCGTTAGATGATTGGCAAAAAGCACAGGCCATTTTACGTTGGTCAGCGCTCCCAGGTGGCAGTCGTCATCATTGGGGAACAGAAATCGATATTTTTGATCCCGATCTTTTGCCTCAAGGTCAATCTTTACAACTTGAACCTTGGGAATATGAAAAGGGTGGTTATTTCTTTGAACTTAGTGAATTTCTTACTGAAAATCTACCGCACTTTGATTTTGTTTTGCCATTTATCAGCCAACCTGAAGGTAAAAAAGTTGGTCGAGAGCCTTGGCATATTAGCTATTTACCGTTGGCAGAGCAGGCATCACGATTATTTACGCCAGATGTGCTATTGCAGGTTTGGCAGCATGAAACCGTGGCGGGAAAAGAAACGTTAATTGCACATTTGCCTGAGATTTTTGAGCAGTATGTGGTTTAA
- the rapZ gene encoding RNase adapter RapZ: MEIIIISGRSGAGKSVALRALEDMGYYCVDNLPLDLLPQLTNILAKTQTAVAISLDIRNLPHSSADLDKILTDIQASYSVKIIFLDSDRSTLIRRYSDSRRLHPLSAQDLPLESAIDLEYQQLEPLIQHANFIIDTAPLSTHSLSERLREVLRGNTDKELKIVVESFGFKYGIPLDADYVFDVRFLPNPHWNPELRPMTGLDEPVAQFLLAHDEVNNFIYQTRNYIETWLPMLEQNNRSYLTIAIGCTGGKHRSVYIAQQIGEYFQAKGKNVKIQHKSLEKNKKN, encoded by the coding sequence ATGGAAATTATTATTATCAGCGGTCGCTCCGGCGCGGGGAAATCTGTCGCATTACGAGCTTTGGAAGATATGGGCTATTATTGCGTGGATAATCTCCCTCTCGATTTACTTCCTCAACTCACCAATATTCTCGCCAAAACTCAAACGGCTGTTGCCATCAGTCTCGATATTCGAAATCTTCCCCATTCAAGTGCTGATTTAGACAAGATTCTGACAGATATTCAAGCCTCTTATTCTGTCAAAATCATCTTTCTGGACAGCGATCGTAGTACACTTATTCGTCGTTACAGCGATTCACGCCGTCTTCATCCCCTTTCAGCGCAAGATCTCCCACTTGAATCAGCGATTGATTTAGAATATCAGCAACTTGAGCCTCTAATTCAACATGCTAATTTTATTATTGATACCGCACCACTTTCTACTCATTCGTTATCTGAACGATTAAGAGAAGTTTTACGGGGTAATACGGATAAAGAACTTAAAATCGTGGTTGAGTCGTTTGGCTTTAAATATGGTATTCCGCTTGATGCCGATTATGTCTTCGATGTGCGTTTTCTACCTAACCCGCACTGGAATCCAGAACTTCGTCCAATGACGGGGCTTGATGAACCTGTTGCGCAATTTTTACTTGCGCATGATGAAGTGAATAATTTTATCTACCAAACGCGTAATTACATCGAAACATGGTTACCGATGTTAGAGCAAAATAACCGAAGCTATCTCACTATTGCCATCGGCTGTACAGGTGGTAAACATCGTTCTGTTTATATTGCTCAACAAATTGGTGAATATTTCCAAGCCAAAGGCAAGAATGTAAAAATTCAACATAAATCCTTGGAAAAGAATAAAAAGAATTAA
- the ptsN gene encoding PTS IIA-like nitrogen regulatory protein PtsN: MKFTTLLSPDDIRQGVAFSSKKRLFESIAAFVVEKLHCENGEQACFECLFEREKLGNSGLGNGVAMPKAKLPTTVSDKILTVFMQLETPVEYDAADNKPVDIVFAVLVPENHCQEYIPVLAELNEKLTDKNLIKQLRSAQSADEIWQIFECADHSEESEDDTNLDNIEPQEV; the protein is encoded by the coding sequence ATGAAATTTACGACATTGCTCTCCCCTGATGATATTCGTCAGGGGGTTGCTTTTTCTAGCAAGAAACGATTATTTGAATCTATTGCCGCTTTCGTTGTGGAAAAACTTCACTGCGAAAATGGTGAGCAGGCTTGTTTTGAATGTTTATTTGAACGGGAAAAATTAGGTAATTCAGGATTAGGTAATGGTGTCGCTATGCCTAAAGCCAAGTTACCTACTACCGTGTCAGATAAGATCCTAACGGTATTTATGCAATTAGAAACGCCTGTCGAATATGATGCTGCCGATAATAAACCAGTGGATATCGTTTTTGCTGTGCTCGTACCCGAAAATCACTGTCAAGAATATATTCCTGTTCTGGCAGAACTCAATGAAAAATTAACTGATAAAAACTTAATTAAGCAACTTCGTTCAGCACAAAGTGCGGATGAAATTTGGCAAATTTTTGAATGTGCCGATCATTCAGAGGAATCTGAAGACGACACAAATTTAGATAATATTGAACCTCAAGAGGTATAA
- the lptB gene encoding LPS export ABC transporter ATP-binding protein, with protein MSVLQAEFLAKSYKSRKVVSDVSLTVNSNEIVGLLGPNGAGKTTTFYMVVGLVRHDQGKITIDGDDISVLPMHERARRGIGYLPQEASIFRRLTVYENLMAVLEIRKDLTAEQRRERADELIDEFNIGHIRDSLGQSLSGGERRRVEIARALAANPKFILLDEPFAGVDPISVTDIKKIITDLRNRGLGVLITDHNVRETLDVCERAYIVGEGKIIATGTPEEVMNDEHVKRVYLGEQFKL; from the coding sequence ATGTCTGTATTACAAGCTGAATTTCTCGCAAAAAGCTATAAGAGCCGAAAAGTGGTTTCTGATGTGAGTTTAACCGTAAACTCCAATGAAATTGTTGGTCTACTTGGTCCAAATGGTGCAGGTAAAACCACTACTTTCTACATGGTCGTCGGTTTAGTGCGTCACGATCAGGGAAAAATCACCATTGATGGCGATGATATTAGCGTATTGCCTATGCATGAACGTGCACGCAGAGGAATTGGCTATTTACCACAAGAAGCTTCTATCTTCCGTCGTTTAACGGTGTATGAAAATCTTATGGCGGTATTAGAAATTCGCAAAGATCTAACTGCAGAACAACGCAGAGAGAGAGCGGATGAGTTAATTGATGAATTCAATATTGGCCATATTCGTGATAGCCTGGGACAATCTCTTTCTGGTGGTGAACGTCGTCGTGTGGAAATTGCACGTGCCTTAGCGGCAAATCCTAAATTCATTTTATTAGATGAACCTTTTGCCGGTGTTGACCCAATTTCGGTCACGGATATTAAGAAAATAATCACGGATCTCCGTAATCGTGGTTTAGGCGTGTTAATTACCGACCATAACGTACGCGAAACCCTTGATGTTTGTGAACGAGCTTATATTGTTGGCGAAGGGAAAATTATCGCGACCGGCACACCGGAAGAAGTCATGAATGATGAGCACGTTAAACGTGTCTATTTAGGCGAACAATTTAAACTATAA
- the lptA gene encoding lipopolysaccharide transport periplasmic protein LptA: MKSTNNKILLLTALMMTSLSAFALKDDTNKPINIVSDNQSLDMENSVVTFTDNVVITQGSILIKANKVVITRPPENSGKKETVEAFGSPVTFHQQLDDGKPVDGRANKVHYDLGTEFLTLTGNAELKQLDSKINGERITYDVKKQQLKANGNGKSRVQTVLIPTQLQQKGKK, from the coding sequence ATGAAATCAACAAACAATAAAATTCTGCTTTTAACAGCGTTAATGATGACTTCTTTGTCTGCTTTTGCGTTAAAAGATGATACCAATAAACCGATTAATATTGTCTCAGATAATCAATCTTTAGATATGGAAAACAGCGTCGTAACCTTTACGGATAACGTTGTAATTACGCAAGGTTCCATTTTGATTAAAGCCAATAAAGTGGTTATTACTCGCCCACCAGAAAATTCAGGTAAAAAAGAAACTGTTGAAGCATTTGGTAGCCCTGTTACCTTCCACCAGCAACTTGATGATGGTAAACCTGTTGACGGTAGAGCGAATAAAGTTCACTACGATTTAGGCACTGAATTCTTAACATTGACCGGTAATGCTGAATTAAAACAATTAGATAGCAAAATTAACGGTGAACGCATCACTTATGATGTGAAAAAACAACAGTTAAAAGCCAATGGTAATGGAAAATCACGTGTGCAAACCGTCTTAATTCCGACCCAATTACAACAAAAAGGTAAAAAATAA
- the lptC gene encoding LPS export ABC transporter periplasmic protein LptC produces MNIRWNIILGVIALALLGWYYSLNQDHSDLQSLIKKPDSPEYVGNKMETTVFSPEGKKQYLAISDKVEYYTQDGRTDFISPLVYLFDVSLDNKDKEAKTDKIQLEKQNWKLSAKKAKLTKDQMLYLEGGVVAESLDPLSRLQRVETEAAVINLKTQDITSDTQVKINGLNFNSSGLKLVGNLRQQVATLKEQVKTYYEINKQ; encoded by the coding sequence ATGAATATTCGTTGGAATATTATTTTAGGTGTCATCGCTCTTGCTTTATTGGGCTGGTATTATTCGCTTAATCAAGATCATAGCGATTTACAAAGCCTCATTAAAAAGCCTGATAGCCCGGAATACGTCGGTAATAAAATGGAAACCACTGTATTCTCACCTGAAGGTAAAAAACAGTATCTCGCGATTTCCGACAAAGTGGAATATTACACACAAGACGGTCGTACGGATTTTATTTCGCCGTTAGTCTATCTTTTTGATGTCTCTTTGGACAATAAAGATAAAGAAGCGAAAACCGATAAAATTCAATTAGAAAAACAAAATTGGAAACTTAGCGCGAAAAAGGCAAAATTAACGAAAGATCAAATGCTCTATCTTGAAGGTGGTGTGGTTGCTGAGAGCCTTGATCCTTTATCTCGCCTACAACGTGTTGAGACTGAAGCCGCAGTAATTAATTTAAAAACACAAGACATTACTTCCGATACACAAGTAAAAATTAACGGATTAAACTTTAACTCTAGCGGATTGAAGCTCGTCGGAAATTTACGTCAGCAAGTTGCAACTCTAAAGGAACAGGTAAAAACATACTATGAAATCAACAAACAATAA
- the yjgA gene encoding ribosome biogenesis factor YjgA has product MAKRKKKEAFDWEDEDQEEIIWVSKSEIKRDAEDLKQLGEKLVNLTKANLTKVPLDDSLKNAIELAQRLQKEARRRQLQYIGKLLRSIDAEPIREALEKIENKHNQQQAMLHKLEILRDELVAKGDAALTDLLNEHPSADRQQLRNLIRAAQKEKEQNKPSKAYREIYQILKTLILED; this is encoded by the coding sequence ATGGCAAAACGTAAGAAAAAAGAAGCCTTTGATTGGGAAGATGAAGACCAAGAAGAGATTATTTGGGTAAGTAAAAGTGAAATCAAGCGCGACGCAGAGGATTTAAAACAGCTCGGCGAGAAATTGGTGAACTTAACCAAAGCAAATCTGACTAAGGTTCCACTAGACGATAGCTTAAAAAATGCCATTGAATTAGCGCAACGCCTACAAAAAGAGGCGCGTCGTCGCCAATTGCAATATATCGGTAAGCTCTTACGCTCAATTGATGCAGAGCCTATTCGTGAAGCTTTAGAAAAAATTGAAAATAAACATAATCAGCAGCAAGCGATGTTGCATAAATTGGAAATCTTACGTGATGAATTAGTTGCGAAAGGTGATGCAGCACTGACTGATTTGTTAAATGAACATCCTTCTGCGGATCGCCAACAATTACGTAATTTGATTCGTGCAGCACAGAAAGAGAAGGAACAAAATAAGCCGTCAAAAGCTTATAGAGAGATTTATCAGATCTTAAAAACACTTATTTTAGAAGACTAA